The Humulus lupulus chromosome 4, drHumLupu1.1, whole genome shotgun sequence genome has a window encoding:
- the LOC133832930 gene encoding protein ALP1-like, with product MIRCQKEFWKTPEPVLETSIDPRWKWFKKCLGALDGTYIRVRVREADKPRYRTRKGEIATNVLGVCSQDMQFIYVLPGWEGSTHDGRVLRDAVTRRNGLKVPNGYYYLVDAGYTNGQGFLAPFRGTRYHLNDWDDGHLPNTPEEFFNMKHSSARNVIERCFGLLKMRWAILRSPSFYDLKTQRRIISVCCMLHNFIRKEMNIDPVENEMNNFPENHTTTNYNYINSVESSNSWTTWRQNLAEEMWNTWRANRGLG from the exons ATGATTCGCTGCCAAAAAGAATTTTGGAAAACACCTGAGCCAGTATTAGAGACCTCAATCGATCCAAGGTGGAAGTGGTTTAAG AAATGTTTGGGAGCATTAGATGGAACCTATATAAGAGTGCGTGTACGTGAAGCTGATAAACCAAGATATAGGACAAGAAAAGGAGAGATCGCAACCAATGTTTTGGGGGTTTGTTCACAAGACATGCAGTTTATATATGTCTTACCAGGTTGGGAAGGTTCAACACATGATGGACGAGTATTGAGAGATGCCGTGACTAGGAGAAATGGGTTAAAAGTCCCTAACg gttattattatttagttgatGCTGGATACACCAATGGTCAAGGTTTTCTTGCACCTTTTCGAGGAACACGATACCATCTTAATGATTGGGATGATGGACACCTTCCAAACACACCGGAAGAGTTCTTCAATATGAAACATTCAAGTGCTAGGAATGTAATTGAGCGTTGCTTTGGATTGTTGAAAATGCGATGGGCAATTCTTAGAAGTCCATCTTTTTATGACTTGAAAACACAACGACGTATAATTTCTGTTTGTTGTATGTTGCACAATTTTATTCGAAAAGAGATGAACATTGATCCAGTGGAAAATGAGATGAATAATTTTCCAGAAAATCATACTACaacaaattataattatataaatagtgTTGAGTCTTCAAATTCTTGGACCACATGGAGACAAAATTTGGCAGAAGAAATGTGGAATACATGGCGAGCAAATAGAGGTTTaggataa
- the LOC133831244 gene encoding late embryogenesis abundant protein At3g53040-like: protein MFQKKHLQFVSSYFTHFENHHGSFFRKIFTTMASRSSNQQKIDEAEAAVKIAADDLEKIHREKTQQEEKGGGTGDKMETTTTDIRLRQQEQQKPGVIGSVFRAVQDTYEHAKEAVVGKGGADKSREGHDHRADESLLARQGDSATGKAKETTDQAARKMEEYEDSAAQRARGAKEATKDKRGEYADKAKETKESTKGKAGGYADAAAQRAKETKDSAVEKAKQAKDTTVGKAAETKDYTVQRAKETKDAVAEKAKQAKDTTLDKAKQTKDTTLGKAGEYKDYAADKAVAAKDTTVEKAKETKESATQKAAEAKEYSAEKAEQGKEKIGEYKDYAVEKAVETKDAAADKAKQGKDATVEKAGEYKDYTAEKAKEDKDMTVGKLGELKDSATGAARKALDFFSGKKEETKQKVAESEEKAKEKLSEEEEKTRRKVENLKLEGYETVQKPGEIKGPSSVKFETRAARDHGGAVRTGEGVVVAAEDTRPGYVATTFKTADQLTGQAFNDVGPIDDEGPIKLERTDKDRPGKM from the exons ATGTTTCAAAAGAAACACTTACAGTTCGTATCGAGTTATTTTACACATTTTGAGAATCATCACGGGTCTTTTTTTCGAAAAATATTTACGACAATGGCATCACGATCGTCAAATCAGCAGAAGATTGATGAAGCTGAGGCAGCGGTGAAGATTGCAGCTGATGATCTCGAAAAGATTCACAGAGAAAAAACACAACAAGAAGAAAAAGGTGGTGGTACTGGTGATAAGATGGAAACGACGACGACGGACATTCGTCTACGACAACAAGAGCAGCAGAAGCCTGGTGTTATAGGCTCTGTCTTTAGGGCCGTTCAGGACACTTACGAGCATGCCAAAGAAGCTGTCGTCGGGAAAGGTGGTGCAGATAAGTCGAGAGAAGGCCATGACCATCGCGCCGACGAGAGTTTATTAGCGAGACAAGGTGATTCGGCTACAGGGAAGGCTAAGGAGACGACGGACCAGGCTGCGAGGAAGATGGAGGAGTATGAGGATTCAGCTGCGCAGAGAGCGAGAGGGGCCAAGGAAGCTACGAAGGATAAGAGGGGAGAGTATGCGGATAAGGCAAAGGAGACGAAGGAATCGACCAAAGGGAAAGCAGGAGGGTATGCTGATGCCGCGGCGCAGAGGGCGAAAGAGACGAAGGATTCTGCGGTCGAGAAGGCAAAACAGGCCAAGGATACTACCGTGGGGAAGGCTGCGGAGACGAAGGATTACACGGTGCAGAGGGCGAAGGAGACTAAGGATGCTGTGGCGGAGAAGGCTAAACAAGCCAAAGACACTACTTTGGATAAGGCTAAACAGACCAAGGACACTACATTGGGGAAGGCAGGGGAGTACAAGGATTATGCGGCAGATAAGGCTGTGGCGGCGAAAGATACTACAGTGGAGAAGGCGAAGGAGACTAAGGAATCGGCCACGCAGAAGGCGGCGGAGGCAAAAGAATATTCCGCGGAGAAGGCGGAGCAAGGGAAGGAAAAGATCGGTGAGTACAAGGATTATGCAGTTGAGAAGGCCGTAGAGACAAAGGACGCTGCTGCTGACAAGgccaagcaagggaaagatgcgACAGTGGAGAAGGCGGGAGAGTATAAGGATTATACTGCTGAGAAAGCCAAGGAGGACAAAGATATGACAGTGGGTAAGCTTGGTGAGCTTAAGGATTCCGCTACTGGAGCTGCCCGGAAGGCTCTTGATTTCTTTTCGGGTAAGAAAGAGGAAACCAAGCAGAAGGTGGCCGAATCAGAAGAGAAAGCTAAG GAGAAGTTGAGCGAAGAAGAGGAAAAAACGAGGCGAAAGGTggaaaacttgaagttagaaggCTATGAGACTGTCCAAAAGCCCGGTGAAATCAAAGGCCCGAGTTCTGTGAA ATTTGAAACACGTGCAGCACGTGATCACGGCGGTGCTGTAAGGACTGGAGAGGGTGTTGTGGTTGCTGCGGAGGATACTCGCCCCGGATACGTGGCCACCACCTTCAAAACGGCTGACCAGTTGACGGGCCAGGCTTTCAACGATGTGGGCCCTATCGATGATGAGGGACCCATTAAACTGGAACGTACGGACAAAGACCGCCCAGGCAAGATGTGA